A window of Candidatus Binatia bacterium genomic DNA:
CGACGCGAGAGCTCGACCGCGGCGGTCGCGTAACGCGTGTCTTGACGCTCGTGGTACTCGACGATGCGCTCGAGCCCGTGCCCCGGGTAGAACGGTCCGCGCCGCTCGAGGTCGGCGAGGTTCGACTGGATGCCGACGCCGAGCAGCACGACGGCGTCGACCTCGGGGTGGCTCACCGCCAGCTCGAGGCACTCGACGACGGTGTCGCGCGTCTCGCTGCCCGCGAGGTCGGCGGGGTTGTTGCGGCTCCAGCGCGGCGGCAGGCGCTCGTCGAACGCGGCCTTCAGGTCCGCCGGCAGCGGCAGCAGCTCGAGGTCGCGCGACTGCGAGATGCGGTCCGCGGTGATGACGCCCCAGCCGCCCGCCGTGGTCAGGACGAAGACGCGCGGCCCGGGCGGCAGCGGGTGCACCGCGAAGCTCGCCGCGATCTCGAAGGCCTCCTCGACGGTGTGCGCGCGGCTGAGCCCGGCCTGGCGGCACATGCCCTCGAACACCTTGTCGTCGCTCGCGAGCGCGCCGGTGTGCGACGCCGCCGCGCGCTGCCCGCCGGCGGTGACGCCGCCCTTCAGCACGACGATCGGCTTCTTCGCGGCGGCGGCACGCGCCTGCTCGAAGAACCTGCGACCGTCGGCGAGGCCCTCGACGTAGATCAGGCTCACGGCGGTCGCCGGGTCGTCCGCGAAGTACTCGAGGTAGTCGGCGACGGTGGTCGCAGCCGAGTTGCCGGCCGACACCGCGCGGCTCACGCCGACGCCGGTCGAGCGCGCGTAGTTCAGGAACGCCTGCACGAAGCCGCCCGACTGGCTCGCGACGGCGATGCGGCCGGCGGGTGGGTAGGGCGCGATGATCTGCGCGCACAGCGAGACCGGGGTCGAGATGATCCCTTGCCCGTTCGGACCCGCGAGCAGGATCCCGAGCTCGTCGCACAGCGTGGCGAGCTCGCGCTCGGCGCGCTTGCCCTCCTCGCCCGCCTCGCCGAAGCCGGCCGAGCTGACGAACGCCGCCTTGACGCCCTTGCGCGCGCACGCGCGCAGCAGGTCGGGGATGGTCGCGGGCGGCGTGCAGACGAACACCAGCTCGGCGGCGCCGTCTGGGATCTCGTCGACCGAGCGGTACGCCGTGCGGTCGAGGATCGTCCCGCCATCGCGGTTGGTGAGGAACACCGGCCCCGCGTAGCCGTGCGCGAGGATGTTGTGCGCCGCGACGAAGCCGAACTTGCCGGGATGGCTCGACGCGCCCGCGACGATGATGCCGCGTGGCTCGAAGAGCGCGCGGAAGCGATCGACGGTCGAGGTCGTCATGCCGCCTCCACCTCGACCAGCGCGTCCACCGCGATCGGCAGCCCGTCGCTCACGATGAGCGGGTTCACGTCGATCGAGCGGATCGTCGGGTTCTGCTCGACGATGCGGCTCAGACCGACGAGCACGTCGGTGAGCCGCGCACGATCGACCGGCGGCTCGCCGCGAAAGGCGCCGAGCCACTCGCGGTGCTGCAGCTCGTCGAGCATCTCCTCGGCGTCGACGCGCGTCACCGGCACCAGGCGGAAGACGACGTCGCTCAGCATCTCGGCAAAGATGCCGCCGATGCCGAGCATGACGCAGGGACCGAAGGTCGGATCGGTCGTGTAGCCGACGATGAGCTCGCGCTTGCCGCGCACCATGCGCGCGACGAGCAGCGACACGCGGCCGTCCTCGGGGCGCGCGAGCGCGAGTAGCTCGTTCGCCGCGGCGCGTACGGCGTCCTCGTCCGCGAGCGACAGGCGCACCAGGCCGCGCTCGGTCTTGTGCGCGATGGTGTCGCCGCAGAGCTTGACGGCGACGGGGAAGCCGAGCTCGACCGCGGCGCGCACGGCGTCGTCGGCGGTCTCGCAGAGACGCTCGTCGGCGACCGGAATCCCGGCCGCCGCGAGGAGCTGCTTCGATGCGTGTTCGGAAAGGGTCTTGGTCGCGGGCACGGCGGTTCCCGTAACACTTCGCACGCGCCCCGTGCGACTGCCCGTGGCGGGCGTCGGGGCCGGCGGTGGTGTCCAGCGCTTGCTGGCTGCCGCGCGGCTCGATCCAGCCGCGCAGCTTGCGCCATGGCGAGCGAACCAAGGAGCGCCGCGGCGAGACGCCCGCCGCGCAAAGCAAAGCGGGGGAACGAGCTCGAGCCCGCTCCCCCGCACGGTTGCGTCAAGTACCGGCCGCGGACGTCAGTTCGCGACCAGACCCTGCTGCTTCAGCTGACCCGAAGCCGAGCCGGAGAACGTCCGGCCGCCGAGCGTCACCGTGAACCGCACCGTCCCAGACTGGAGATGGGCGAGTGACTCGTTGCGCGACGCGTAGCGCAGCTTCCAGGTCCCGTTCGCGGCACGGGTCAGGTTGAGCGTCTGGTTCGGAGCGTACTTTGCGCGGTACGTCGTGCGCTTCGGGTTCGACTTGAGGCACGCAGACCCGTTGCAGAGCTGCGGCAGCGTCTCGGTCCAGTCACCCGACTGGCCGATGTCGAGCCGCAGCGACACGGGCCCCGACGTCGGGTCGAGGTCGCCGACGTCGGGCAGCGTCGCCTGGATCTGCACGACGTCCTTGTTCGCCTTCTTCGGGTTCGGCTTGAGCACGACGCGAAGCGCCTTCAGCTGCGCGTCACCCGGCGTGGGCGTCGGCTCGGGATTCGGCGTCGGAAGCGGCGTGCCGCCGCCACCGCAATCCTGCGTCGGCACCGCGGTGGTGCGCTCCGCGCAGTACGCGCCGCCCGCACCGACGCCGACGAGGATCGCCTCGTTCTCCGGCCAGCGCACGCGCACACCGTCCGAGCGGATCGCCTCGAAGACCACCGGCACGCAGCCGCTGCCGCTGAACGCGCGCGTCGCGCCGTAGGTTCCGTAGGCGGCCTTGCCGTTCTGCAGCGACAGGTTGACGCACGACGGGCCGACGAGCGCGCGCACCGCACGCGGCGCGCCGCCGTTGTGGTGGTAGTACGTGACGATCAGATCGCGCGGCTCGTTCCCGCCGATCATCGGACGCACGGCGCCGCCCGGCAGCGTCGGGTGACCGCCGATCGGCAGCGCGCCGCGGCTCCCGAAGTCCTCGGTCGCGAAGGCGAGCTTGCCGAAGTTGGTCTGGCCCATCGCGATCCCCGCACCGAACTCGGTGAACGAGGCGTTCAGGATGTTCGAGCGATGCGAGGCGCTGTTCATCCATGAGTCGTGCAGGATGCGCGCGTCGTTGACCGACACGGCGACGTTCTCACCGAGCGTCACCGAGCCGGGATAGTAGCGCTGCACGCGCTTGAACCACGACTCGCCGTTGCACGAGTTGTGCAGGTTGCAGTTGCCGCCGTGTGCCGCGAGGTCCTCGCTGTGCGCGAGCGCCGCCGCGGCGAGCTGGTTGTTCCACATCAGCGGCGGAATGTTCTGCTGTGCGCGCGCCTCGTTGGCGAACACGAGCAAGGCCAGCTCCTCACCGCTTGCGGCCATCGCCCGCTGTGCCGTCAGCATTGCGGTCATCGCGACGCCGGCGAGCACCAAGGACCGCACCCAGCCGTGCGATCCGCACCGCACCTCCCACTTCCCCATTTGATCCCCCCGGGGGCCCCACCCCCCAAACCATCGAGAAGAAATTCTGTCGTCCCGGGATGGCAATCGAGGTGCCATCGAGTCCGGAAGGGATCTGCCTCATGAGTCGACGTGTCGTTCGAAGGCGCAGCGCGCACCGCACATGAGGCTGCGAGTCGGAGGGATGTCCGTCGGGCTTACGAGTTTCGCGGCGTGCACGGCGGTGCCGCGCAGCGGCACTCGGCGCATGATCGCCGCCGACGCGCGGGGCGCGCCGGGCCTCGGTCGCCAAAAACGCACCGGTCCGACACACAGATGTCGCCGCGTCGCGTTCGAACGCGCCTCACGCAGCAGACGCGGACGTGCGCCTCGGGCGCCGGGCGCACGTCGCCCACGACTTCCCCTCTCCCGCATGATCCCTGGTGAGCCTGGACGGCCCACGTCGTCGAGCACCCGGCCATGGGATGGTGCAGAGCGCGAAGAGCTGGGAACGGGCCGGGTGTGCGAGGTGAGATAACGTGCGCCGCAGCGCTTGCACAACCCCCTTCGCGGAGAATGTGCGGATTCCCATTCGATGGTGAGGGCGCGAGCTCCACGCGCGATGCGAGCGAGAGGCGACGAGCTCGCGTCGCCGCCTCGACCGGCGCGAGCGGCGGCACCGCGCGCGAGCGCGTTCAAACAAAAAAAGCGGCCGGAGATCGCTCTCCGGCCGCTTCTTCGTCACCTCCCCGCACGGGAAGGCGGTAGCGCGCTTACGGCCTGCAGGTGCCGAACTCGTTCAGCTGCCAGCCGAAGTTCTTGCGGTCCCAGGTCTTGACGCCCGTGGTCCACGACTGGCCGCCGACCGAGAACTCCACGGTCATGTCGGGGATGTCCATCGGGATCGTCGTATCCGGCTGGATGTTCGGGCTGTAGCCCTGGATGTCGAGCCGGAAGGCGCCCGGGAGGTCGTCACGCGCGGCGAGCTTCACCATCTTGACGCCACCCGTGTTGGCGGCCTGGTTGTTCGTGTAGGTGAACGCGTCGCCGCCCTTCTTCAGCGAGCCCGGAGGCAGGGTGAAGCTGAAGATCTGCCCGACGATCGCGTTGCTCAGCGACACCGAGAACGGCTGATTCACCGGATCGAAGCCGGGGCTCGGCAGGATGATCGAGTGGAACTCGAAGAAGTCCGGCTTGGCAGCGTCGCCGATGAAGCGCAGCTTGTTCGCGCACTGGTGCGGGCAGTCGCACGGCTGGTTGCCCTGCTGCGGGGTGACGAACGTGCAGCCTTCGGCGGAGCAGCTGACACAGCCCTGATCAGGCGGCGTGATGCATGCAGTCAACGCACACACACCGGTGCCCGCCCGGATGCCGAGTGGCGGGCCCGAGTCGGTGTTCATCTGCAGGCGGATCCGGGCGATCTCGACCGGAGCCGAGCCGGCCGGGAGCGAGAGGCCGCCCGGTGCGAGGTTGATCAGCACCACGGTGCTGCCGCCCGACGAGCAGCTCGTCACCCCGGGAACGTGCGACACGCAGCCATCGA
This region includes:
- a CDS encoding CoA-binding protein, with the translated sequence MTTSTVDRFRALFEPRGIIVAGASSHPGKFGFVAAHNILAHGYAGPVFLTNRDGGTILDRTAYRSVDEIPDGAAELVFVCTPPATIPDLLRACARKGVKAAFVSSAGFGEAGEEGKRAERELATLCDELGILLAGPNGQGIISTPVSLCAQIIAPYPPAGRIAVASQSGGFVQAFLNYARSTGVGVSRAVSAGNSAATTVADYLEYFADDPATAVSLIYVEGLADGRRFFEQARAAAAKKPIVVLKGGVTAGGQRAAASHTGALASDDKVFEGMCRQAGLSRAHTVEEAFEIAASFAVHPLPPGPRVFVLTTAGGWGVITADRISQSRDLELLPLPADLKAAFDERLPPRWSRNNPADLAGSETRDTVVECLELAVSHPEVDAVVLLGVGIQSNLADLERRGPFYPGHGLERIVEYHERQDTRYATAAVELSRRYDKPILVATELADAQPTNPGVVKLKELGALAYPSSHQAVTALEHLYRYRRYRERRGL
- a CDS encoding acetate--CoA ligase family protein yields the protein MPATKTLSEHASKQLLAAAGIPVADERLCETADDAVRAAVELGFPVAVKLCGDTIAHKTERGLVRLSLADEDAVRAAANELLALARPEDGRVSLLVARMVRGKRELIVGYTTDPTFGPCVMLGIGGIFAEMLSDVVFRLVPVTRVDAEEMLDELQHREWLGAFRGEPPVDRARLTDVLVGLSRIVEQNPTIRSIDVNPLIVSDGLPIAVDALVEVEAA
- a CDS encoding CAP domain-containing protein, whose protein sequence is MFANEARAQQNIPPLMWNNQLAAAALAHSEDLAAHGGNCNLHNSCNGESWFKRVQRYYPGSVTLGENVAVSVNDARILHDSWMNSASHRSNILNASFTEFGAGIAMGQTNFGKLAFATEDFGSRGALPIGGHPTLPGGAVRPMIGGNEPRDLIVTYYHHNGGAPRAVRALVGPSCVNLSLQNGKAAYGTYGATRAFSGSGCVPVVFEAIRSDGVRVRWPENEAILVGVGAGGAYCAERTTAVPTQDCGGGGTPLPTPNPEPTPTPGDAQLKALRVVLKPNPKKANKDVVQIQATLPDVGDLDPTSGPVSLRLDIGQSGDWTETLPQLCNGSACLKSNPKRTTYRAKYAPNQTLNLTRAANGTWKLRYASRNESLAHLQSGTVRFTVTLGGRTFSGSASGQLKQQGLVAN